In a genomic window of Streptococcus mitis NCTC 12261:
- a CDS encoding mucin-binding protein — MNKVNKYSIRKSSFGAVSVAVAALMVFGAYSGVSADEQKVDSHRTEKEEQKVSEKPDETKQKNSEEKIAELPSALQTPVLEKEELDVNALLKKEAESKVAAETKNADSKELTSKEVKPSEEKTTSPASSEKVNEEKSVEKTTLDQVVSEAEVLNQVALRYSQEAERKAEEKALVQAAVKTATIQISQSKALLKDSSVSAENLKTQLNQLYSAIETVYTELQRAGHGKKISASLSPIQTQDVAIDNGNIIANGTIDMADRVTSTGIADYRFQLKFKNGAYHKGDIFTIGLKELPQDNNLPQKLVAEGKVFAERVSLIQKNDNAKAGSLSYWASRGDRDVALDTKESWDLVDKGSHIEATYRFTDEIERLDDVTFELQYRGGIRYPRVNVDKSVTGVISVNGQNVVTKNYTVIKTDIGAPKVYDTPTTANFTGDVMLDDDGSIKTYNSTLRIGTWKSNFSAGTRFTVRIKDTEFNKFATVGEFIERGAHNVEMINTSPDTSRTRVNRHNVILEAPREEPGQHAKFKILKAADNELTFELVSGKMLAGRTYVLRTKDFGVDRVPTSHTVNYLNEARNGFKSNVPGTLTVVDAKGKNLTDQYEQAADSDWKIANPDMVRTDGRLVYGDVAVRFVDTQGKMLLPAIAAVENGGILQDKFTTVRPSTKIDTSYVATLERNTTETEVQENKGIQTTSITAPYLLHSPNGKYYVFKEYAQNDRFYSNTKTSGTITRAQANVVAVYEEAKFGKVDIQYRDKTSQAILETFNTPHDKSSNLINLLGNNYDVTAKVPERFEKDGVVYVLSQTPANSKGHLTQADIHVVYDYLAQQKAQVKYLNQTETSPKVLGNVDSVVGLPGETIAYNSKTRINQYLKQGYELVHDGFANANDKRFDSEKQTDQVFSVQLIEKVMTVTADDPKPIAGNPLVAGDALSPVWPKSVENLDTLRKMTKQTIHYKYLKDGKKAFKDVVRSVVFERVARVNLVTGAVIYDNWKITRIDDKPVASVDTTVHKPNVTPQGVTTIAATPSSLGNGISIKPVLTVPNPVVASSPIVAKPVVPVKPVTPVKPAVSTPAKPAPVVKPKPVAPVTPVKPVVSTPVTPAPVATPQPVAPVKPVAPAPVTPVKPVVSTPATPTPAVQPKPVATTDSKPSLTPAEALAAIKPTDFSSQTSVNKKTETTPVPGGTATTTTTTTTTVTSNAATAGPTTPIVTITTNETETHSEVTSVIHTGTTSHTHVVGVVTKPNVVVTHPKPSVQPKPHLTRPHHGPVHHVPSRPGKQVKPIRTGPGTRGHARRHR, encoded by the coding sequence TATTCAGGTGTGAGTGCAGATGAACAGAAAGTAGATTCACATCGAACTGAAAAAGAGGAACAAAAAGTCTCTGAAAAACCTGACGAGACTAAGCAAAAAAATTCAGAGGAAAAAATAGCAGAATTGCCTTCCGCTCTTCAAACTCCAGTTTTGGAAAAAGAAGAATTAGATGTCAATGCCCTTCTAAAGAAAGAAGCAGAATCTAAAGTGGCAGCTGAGACAAAAAATGCTGACTCAAAAGAATTAACTTCTAAAGAAGTAAAACCTAGCGAAGAAAAAACTACTTCACCTGCTTCAAGTGAAAAGGTAAATGAAGAAAAATCAGTCGAAAAAACTACTCTGGATCAGGTTGTATCAGAAGCAGAAGTTTTAAATCAAGTCGCTTTACGTTATTCTCAAGAAGCAGAACGTAAAGCTGAAGAAAAAGCCTTAGTTCAAGCCGCTGTTAAGACAGCCACCATTCAGATTTCACAATCAAAAGCCTTATTAAAAGATTCATCTGTTAGTGCAGAAAATCTTAAGACTCAATTAAATCAACTGTATTCAGCTATCGAAACAGTGTATACTGAGTTGCAACGTGCAGGACATGGCAAGAAAATTAGCGCTAGTCTATCGCCAATTCAAACACAAGATGTAGCTATCGATAATGGAAATATTATTGCCAATGGTACAATCGATATGGCGGACCGTGTGACTTCAACAGGTATTGCTGATTATCGTTTCCAATTAAAATTTAAAAATGGTGCCTATCATAAGGGGGATATCTTCACAATTGGCTTGAAGGAATTACCACAAGACAATAATCTTCCTCAAAAATTGGTTGCTGAAGGTAAAGTATTTGCAGAACGAGTGAGTCTGATTCAGAAAAATGATAATGCCAAAGCTGGAAGCCTTTCATACTGGGCTTCACGTGGAGATCGTGACGTTGCTTTGGACACTAAAGAATCATGGGATTTAGTTGACAAAGGAAGTCATATTGAAGCAACATACCGTTTCACTGACGAAATTGAACGCTTAGACGATGTTACTTTTGAACTTCAATACAGAGGTGGAATTCGTTATCCTAGAGTGAATGTGGATAAGTCTGTAACTGGTGTTATCTCAGTTAATGGTCAAAATGTAGTCACTAAGAATTACACTGTGATTAAAACAGATATCGGAGCACCTAAAGTTTATGATACACCTACTACAGCTAACTTCACAGGTGATGTGATGTTGGATGATGATGGAAGTATCAAGACATACAACAGTACCCTTCGTATCGGAACATGGAAATCAAACTTTAGTGCAGGGACTCGTTTCACTGTTCGTATTAAAGATACAGAATTCAATAAGTTTGCTACTGTTGGTGAATTTATTGAGCGTGGTGCCCACAATGTCGAAATGATAAATACTAGCCCTGATACATCAAGAACAAGGGTAAATCGCCATAATGTTATCTTGGAAGCACCTCGTGAAGAGCCTGGTCAACATGCCAAATTCAAGATTCTTAAGGCAGCAGATAATGAATTAACCTTTGAATTGGTATCTGGAAAGATGTTGGCTGGAAGAACTTATGTATTACGTACAAAAGATTTTGGAGTTGATCGTGTTCCGACAAGTCACACAGTTAATTATCTGAATGAAGCTAGAAATGGTTTTAAATCGAATGTTCCAGGGACATTGACAGTGGTTGATGCCAAAGGTAAAAATCTTACAGACCAATACGAACAAGCTGCTGATTCTGACTGGAAAATTGCTAACCCAGATATGGTTAGAACAGATGGACGCCTTGTATATGGAGATGTAGCTGTTCGCTTCGTTGATACTCAAGGGAAAATGCTTCTTCCTGCCATTGCAGCGGTGGAAAATGGAGGTATCCTTCAAGACAAATTCACTACTGTAAGACCATCTACCAAAATTGATACTAGCTATGTAGCTACTTTGGAGAGAAATACAACTGAGACAGAAGTTCAAGAAAACAAAGGAATTCAAACAACATCTATCACAGCACCTTATTTATTGCATTCACCAAATGGTAAATATTATGTCTTCAAAGAGTATGCACAGAATGATCGTTTCTATAGCAATACGAAGACATCTGGTACGATTACACGAGCTCAAGCCAACGTGGTAGCTGTGTACGAAGAAGCTAAATTTGGTAAAGTTGATATTCAGTATCGTGATAAAACAAGTCAAGCTATTTTAGAAACATTCAATACACCACATGATAAGAGTTCAAATCTCATTAACTTGTTGGGAAATAACTATGATGTGACTGCTAAAGTTCCTGAACGTTTCGAAAAAGATGGTGTAGTATATGTCTTGTCACAAACACCTGCTAATAGTAAGGGACATTTGACACAGGCTGATATCCATGTTGTTTATGATTATCTTGCTCAACAAAAAGCACAGGTTAAATACCTCAATCAAACAGAAACAAGTCCTAAAGTTTTAGGAAATGTGGATAGTGTAGTTGGTCTTCCAGGTGAAACAATTGCTTATAATTCAAAAACTCGTATTAATCAATACCTAAAACAAGGATATGAATTAGTACATGACGGTTTTGCAAATGCTAATGATAAACGCTTTGACAGTGAAAAACAAACTGATCAAGTATTCTCAGTTCAATTAATCGAAAAAGTTATGACTGTCACAGCAGATGATCCTAAACCAATTGCTGGAAATCCATTGGTAGCAGGAGATGCATTGTCACCTGTTTGGCCTAAATCGGTTGAAAACTTAGATACACTGAGAAAAATGACCAAGCAGACCATTCACTACAAATATCTAAAAGATGGTAAAAAAGCTTTCAAAGATGTAGTTCGATCTGTAGTTTTTGAAAGAGTGGCGAGAGTTAACCTCGTTACTGGTGCAGTTATTTATGATAATTGGAAAATCACAAGAATTGATGATAAACCAGTAGCGTCAGTGGATACGACTGTTCATAAACCAAATGTCACTCCACAAGGAGTAACAACTATTGCAGCAACTCCTTCTAGTCTAGGGAATGGAATTTCTATCAAACCAGTTTTGACTGTTCCGAATCCAGTTGTTGCATCATCACCAATTGTTGCAAAACCCGTTGTACCGGTCAAGCCAGTAACACCGGTTAAACCAGCAGTGTCAACTCCGGCCAAGCCAGCGCCTGTCGTTAAACCAAAACCGGTAGCACCAGTAACACCTGTCAAACCAGTAGTTTCGACACCAGTAACTCCAGCGCCTGTTGCCACACCACAACCAGTTGCTCCAGTGAAACCAGTAGCACCTGCACCGGTAACACCTGTTAAACCAGTAGTATCTACTCCAGCTACACCAACACCAGCTGTGCAACCAAAGCCGGTAGCGACTACTGATTCAAAACCTAGCTTAACTCCAGCTGAAGCCTTGGCTGCAATTAAACCAACAGATTTTTCTTCACAAACATCTGTTAATAAGAAAACAGAGACAACACCTGTTCCTGGTGGAACGGCTACGACTACAACTACAACGACAACCACTGTTACCTCAAATGCGGCAACAGCAGGTCCAACAACACCGATTGTCACTATCACGACAAATGAGACCGAAACTCATTCAGAGGTGACAAGTGTCATTCATACTGGTACTACCAGCCACACGCATGTAGTCGGAGTTGTTACAAAACCAAATGTAGTTGTTACTCATCCAAAACCAAGTGTTCAGCCTAAACCGCATTTAACGAGACCTCATCATGGACCAGTACACCATGTTCCTTCACGTCCAGGTAAACAAGTTAAACCAATTAGAACTGGACCAGGAACTCGTGGTCATGCTAGAAGACATCGCTAA